One region of Bosea sp. 29B genomic DNA includes:
- the cobJ gene encoding precorrin-3B C(17)-methyltransferase, whose protein sequence is MSGSLAIIGLGPGEARYLTPSALAALEAASDLVGYGPYLDRVPAHAGQTKHASDNRVEVERARHALMLAAEGKAVAVVSGGDPGVFAMAAAVFEALEAGEPDWRKLQINVEPGITAMLAAAAKAGAPLGGDFCAISLSDNLKPWDVVTARLTAALSADFVICLYNPISKARPWQLGKALELAATIRAAETPVIFARAVGRPDESLRILTLAGAIAAAETADMATLVMIGASATRLIAREGESPIVYTPRSVTKSPCVTSQGRT, encoded by the coding sequence GTGAGCGGTTCGCTCGCCATCATCGGCCTTGGCCCGGGCGAGGCGCGCTATCTCACGCCGTCGGCGCTGGCCGCGCTCGAGGCTGCCAGCGATCTCGTCGGCTACGGCCCCTATCTCGACCGTGTGCCGGCTCACGCCGGCCAGACCAAGCACGCCTCGGACAATCGCGTCGAGGTCGAGCGCGCCCGGCACGCGCTGATGCTGGCCGCCGAGGGCAAGGCCGTCGCGGTCGTCTCCGGCGGCGATCCCGGCGTCTTCGCCATGGCCGCGGCGGTGTTCGAGGCTCTGGAAGCGGGCGAGCCGGACTGGCGCAAACTTCAGATCAATGTCGAGCCGGGAATCACCGCCATGCTTGCCGCAGCGGCCAAGGCCGGTGCACCGCTCGGCGGCGATTTCTGCGCGATCTCGCTCTCCGACAACCTCAAGCCCTGGGACGTCGTCACGGCGCGGCTCACCGCGGCGCTATCGGCTGATTTCGTGATCTGCCTCTACAATCCGATCTCGAAGGCGCGGCCCTGGCAGCTCGGCAAGGCGCTGGAGCTGGCGGCGACGATCCGCGCGGCCGAGACGCCGGTGATCTTCGCCCGGGCTGTCGGGCGGCCAGACGAGAGCTTGCGCATCCTGACGCTGGCAGGGGCCATTGCGGCAGCAGAGACCGCGGACATGGCGACCTTGGTGATGATCGGCGCCAGCGCGACGCGGCTGATCGCCCGCGAAGGCGAGAGCCCGATCGTCTATACGCCGCGCTCGGTGACGAAGAGCCCTTGCGTCACCAGCCAGGGCAGGACCTGA